The DNA sequence atttaaataatttatttgattactttgataataaaaattgaattacTAAAAAAATGTGCGTGATGAAGGATCTTTTGTTGCTCAAAGGCTCCTTACGCGACGAATTCGTTGCCTAATGCCCATGTGCAATTAGGGTTTCGTTTGGGTTTTGGTGACGACGGTTTGCTTTAGGTGACAAAGTACTTTATCGTGCAAAGATTTCGTGTTTTTAATCACTTCTTCGGTCGCGAGAGGCAGAactatagaaataaaaaaaattctaatagcATGACTCTCTCCACATCCTCTCCATCTCCCTCCATCTTGGTCCCTATCTTTCTCTccatctccctctctctatcttctctccctctcaCTCCAAGTTTGTCCATCTCCATCCCCATCTCCTCTCCCTTTCTCTATCCCTCTCTATCCCGTAAGCAATTTGATTTTgccatttatattttaattttgaattcgAATTAACGAAATTACATTTGTTTTCTATAGGGTTGTTGTAGATTATTATGGTTGGAGAACGAATTTGAAGGTAATTTCTTCATtatttgtgatttaaattttttaatttatgtggTAGTTTGATATAAGTAATACATGTGTGTATTCAAATATTTTTGTATTGTACAAAATTATTTTGTGTTGTACGAAGTTAATAATACTTAACTTCGTAAACTTTCATTCCAGAAAAAACTTAGTATTCTGTTTAAGAATTAGTTGGATTTAGCACATAGATGAGAAAACATGACtacaatccaattgattattgaATTGGCCCATTTTTGGAAGGTTCGGGAGCATAGTTATATGTCGTAGTTTGCAGTTCACAAATTAGGTTTCGATCGGgaattttttggtaaaatctTTATGTTCTTTGAGTGCATGCTAGGTATTTTATATTTATGTTGTGTACTTGGAGAACTATATGGATATTTTGCCGAAATTTTTGCACGTTGAAATCTAATCTTGATGGAGCTATAAATTACAACATGAAATTATGCATTCCTGAATGGGATAAGGCCTTTACCAGAGGCATAAGATGACAAGACATAGTTGAAGATGTTGTAATCTgtgtatattttatttgtttgcaGGTAAAATGGACAGAGAATGGATACAAAATCCAAACAAATGTGTTGCTGAATATTTGGATGGAATAGATCAGTTTATTGAATTCGGCATTAGACACAATCGGGTCAACTCAAATCAAGTGTCCAAGTCGGAAGTGTACCAACTCAATCAGGGAgacatttgaaaataatttataattaattaaaaacattaTGCAACGAAACTAATATATAAGCATCTTTAGGCGATGAAGCTCTTTAGTTCGTCACCTTAATATACGTTACATGACAAATACTTCGTTGCACAAGGCTAAAATTTTTTGGCGGTACACGAAAAAATGGGCggtttttttcattttcatttgcgCAACGAATTGTTCATCGGGCAAGGCTTTAAAAATTTTGGCCATGCACGAAAAAATAGacgagtttttatttttatttttttaatttcatttgtgTGACGAAGGCTTCATTGCACAAGGTACTTTGAGTAAAATTATATCCAATCCCCATTTCTCTTtaattctcttcttctttctttggctTGCACCTTGAATCcccttttcttctttatttgtaaaATTAAGGGGGGTGGTGTAGTCAATTTGGATTTCAGaggattttaatgaatttttttaaagtgatagattttaaaggattttaatagaCTCTACATTTCTATATGGATTTTGGGAGATTTATATGGATTTCTGTTATAGATTTCTATAGATTTGTTTGGACTCCTTTCATGGATTTCTTTGGATTTGATTGACTCGTAAAATGCATTTATTTTCTAGTGCACAATCCAAAAGGAATAttaccacacacacacacacacacatacatacatacatacatacatacatacatacatacatacatacatacatatatatatatataaacacacacacacacatatatatattgatatggAAAATATATAATGTTTATATTTCCCAACTTGCTAATCAATGGGAAATGGGAACCAATCTTTTGACATCTAAATACCCAACTTGctgattgttgatgcacaaaaccggaggtcttggaacaacgtaaatctgaccgtgaatctgcaagaaatgtaaatagcacaagatatcgtggttcaccccaatgtttgggctacgtccatactgatattgtatttctctgagaggattgtgagggagagagagctctgaatatgagagtgagagctttgagaggatgaTGGGGGTTAAGAAAatggcctcccttaatgaggagagtgagggatccttttatagaataagggctcctcacttattacatatttaccccttcctttattacataattatatttaagtcccctgagtatttatacgagatctaaatacggaggccctaagtatggtacaaacagtagtcccctaagtcttcagtcaagagagttttttggctggagactcgaaattcagtccatgtgtgggccgaagtaactagatatcgtcttgaactgatacttgatatgaggcggtgctcaaagtgaaatgatgctcaactagaagtagcacatgttgcgaggctgctcggtttgtggtttatgttgccttggttggctcggcttgtggcgatgaaggtgagggagtcccttttatacagtaagggctcgctcctcattacaaaaatgatgggctagagttggttctcgcggcgaggcggttgctcagctggcggcgatgttctctaatgatggtgagagagtcatttttatagaataaaggctcgcttctcaatacataagtgatgggttaggagtgatgcttgggcgaggtggttgctcagtaggcggcgatgctctctaatgatggtgagggagtcccttttatagaataagggctcgctcctcaatacataagtgatgggttaagagtgatgctcgcggtgaggcggttgctcagtaggcggcgatgctctctaatgatagtgggggagtcccttttataggataagggctcgctcctcaatacataagtgatgggttatgagtgatgctcatggcaatgcggttgctcagtaggcggcgatgctctctaatgatggtcagggagtcctttttatagaataagggcttgctcctcagtacatgaataatgggtgctctctaatgaaagtgagggagtcccttttataggataagggctcgctcatcagtatataaataatgggctaagtcccctaagtatttttcataaggcccagttaaggcccaatatatggtacatagtgtagtccccaaagttttcagtcaataaagtctgttggctggagacttcaaattcgaaCCATGTATgagccgaagtggcggttgttcggaggcggtatttgtataccctgtactgaagctttgtaggtgaagctttgcaagtgaagctttgaagctggagcttttgtaaatgaagctttgaaagctggagctttgtaaatgaagctttcgaagctagagctctgtaaatgaagcttttgaagttgattgacatgagtgatgctcataaatgtttatgctgattgacatgagtgatgctcatggatgttgacatgagtgatgctcataaatgttgacatgagtgatgctcatgaatgtttatatatgattgatataagtgatgctcatgaatgtttatgtatgattgacatgagtaatgttcatgtataatttgaagtactaggcgtacttttgatcacctagtagGTGATAATAGctgcaggctgccgaataattttggagtactgggcgtccttttgatcacctggttggtgataatagcggcaggctgtcgaataattttagagtactgggcgtacttttgatcacctggttggtggtaatagaggCAGGGTGctgaataaatttggagtactggacgtacttttgatcacttgattggtgataatagagggcctagCTCTTTTGGCCATATGGGCCTTCTCCTTCCACATAgtattccagcccattattttgggcttgctgttttttttaaccctttaatggggttatacagatgtctctgaaagataagaaaaataaattacatcattaaaaaaagAACTGCTGGGACTTGGCGACAACAAGATTTCTCCCTTCATATCAACTTCAGCGGTCTAGCTGTTGGAGGAAAACTTCACGTGAAGGCAAGTTTAGTCAGCAGGCATGGTCTCTCATACTTTGATACTTTTGCATGATCTCCGGATGGGTTTTTCAAAATGGGAATATGCATGATGAAAGGTCATTATACTTATCCAAGTGCTTtcctctttcctttttttcctttattcCACTTTTGCTTTCCTCTTTTCCACCACACCTCTCTCACTCagtctcttttttcttttccacctACAAACATCTTTACCTGCGCatacttgcttttgcttttttttcttttcactttctgcctttttttttctgttgcaTTGCAGGTTTACAGCAAAGCCAAGAAAGCAGCGAGATGGTCTCCAGCAAAGCCAAGTTTAAGGGTAAGTTTGTGACGTCAGCAAGATCCGTACGAAATAGAGTCCAAAGCAGCACGAGCGAAAATGGCGGCTACCGGCGATCGCTTCCTCTTCCTTTTCGGCACTAGTTTTTCTCTAGACGAGCAGTCCCGGAAGCAAAGTTGGGAGCAAAAACGACGCCGTAGGGTCTGCAATCAAAGGCCAACGGTGGTGATTATTAGAGTTGCAAGTACTGGACAACGTCGTGGCTGGGGCTCACAAGAGCAGGGGCGGAGGTTGTGTGTTTCCAGGAGGAACATGAAAGAAATGAGTTTGGTAGTACCTTTGCCCTCTTTCTCTTAAATTGAACTTTATCCTTCATGCCCAATCCTATCCTAGCAGTATCTCTCTTTGCTACAGCCTGCGCTTCCATGTTCTGATCTCCAGAACCATCTTCTTCACCAGAAGGATCGTTTATTTTTAAGAGAATTCAGAATATTCTTTTGCTTCTTCAACAACTTATATTCCAAGTCAGTCATATGCAAGCGTTGTTCTTCAGAAGTTTTGACAAATTGGTGTTGGTCATCCGAAGGGGACTCAAGCAAAAGAGCAGTCCTCAGAGCATAAATAACATGGACATCTGGCATCTTGAGAAGTTTCCGACGAAGATCAACGTGCTGAGTAGCAACAAAGAAGTGCTCGGAATTACTTTGCCCAACAACATCCAATATATAATCTTCAGCACTCACGTGTTTCTCGTGATCACACCTTGCGGTAATAAGGCTATTAGCAGTTTCAAGAGACTGTGAATACGAATGATCAAACATCGGACCATGTTGTTTCAACTCGGCGATGGCGCATTTGGTGGTGAAGAGCAGGACAGGGGCACCGAGGACATTAGAGATGGCCTTGTCAGCGGGGGTAATGCGATTGGTGACGAGGTGATGCACGAAAGTAACATTGCACAACACCTTGTAGGGCTGTTTGAAGCCGTAGCATGCTGTGTAGAACCTCACACTCTTTCGGTGACGCTTCTGCCTTTTCACTATCATAATTCTACCCTAATGCTGAAGAAAATAACCAATGGAGAACGAGGAAATCTCTTTCTAGTTGGTCGGCTTCCGACGAAATCTTGTCCAAAGGGGGCGTTGCCGTCGAATGGTGGTAGGAATCTTGGGTTGCCGCTGAAATCAGAGAGGAGAGGAAAGAAATAAGGTAAAATTACCTTTtgcttttccttttaattttgggTTTCGACGGATGTGACGCGGCACGCCTTCCAGTTGAGGTCGACGAGGTAGGCGACGACGTCTTCCAGGGTGGTAATCCCAAACGGAGAGATGTAGTCTCTAAGCGTCGAGTGAGCCGGATCGACCAACGGCAGCAAGCCCACAGCGTCGCTCAAACGTGCCTTGGGAACTTTGTAGATCTTCTTGTATCCATGCATGGAAATGAATTGATTGAGATGAGCGACGGTGAGATGGAGGTGGGAGTTGGATTGAATAAGGAGCAGGTAATCTTCTAGAGTCATCTTCTCGCTGTGGAAACTCATCGTCTTCCTTTTGCTCGCACTCGAACTCGCACTTGCACTCATTATATCTATCTTCGCTCTGCTTCTATTATGAAAGTCTGAAACTTTAAGACTTAATTGAAGAGTTTGCGGTCTCtgtaaaaagagagagaaagagagaggtttTTGCGGGTGTTTAGATTTCTGGGAAAACTCTGGGTTATTGGgttttttttgcagattttgcaaaTTCAAGGTAGAGTGTGGTGAGGTCTCACGgtagtgagatgaaaaaatgaaagagaacggacatagctttttgtgtcgtttcccacagacggcgccaaatgttgatgcacaaaaccgaaggtcttggaacaacgtaaatttgaccgtgaatctgcaagaaatgtaaataacacaagatgtatcgtagttcaccccaatgtttgggctacgtccacattgatattgtatttctctgataggattgtgagggagagagagctctgaatatgagagtgagagctttgagaagaTGATGGGGCTTAAGAAAatggcctcccttaatgaggagagtgaggggtccttttatagaataagggctcttcacttattacatatttaccccttcctttattacataattacatttaagtcccccgagtatttatacgagatctaaatacggatgccctaagtatggtacaaacactgaTCAATGCCAAGATTAGTTGGAGAACTCCAAATCATTGGTAAAGAAACTTgggaaataaacaaaaatgactcattttcttaatcttaggaaaaaaaataagataaaccggccatgcacaccatgcacaaaattgaaattactaaaatatttgcatataaatactaaaaatcCTCAACTAATTGcatcatttttttcatttggaaGATAGGGAAATTGAGAGAGCTATACGATCTCTGAGTTTCTAGGTTGAGCTCGGATTTTGAAGAGAAGGAAATCGAGAGTGAAGTTTCGAAGTGAGGGTTTTTAGTTTGCATCAGTGTTCGATCCTTAAAGATATGACctttgtaccatattttctgttttggctGGAAAGTTCCATATTTTCAGGCGAGTGAAGCTTCGACATCCATATTTCCATAGTCATCTGGTCGTCTCTCTCCAACTCGATCATTGTCTCCATTTCTATATCTAATTACTTGTTTTTTCAATTGGTTTTTAGGATTTGCAAAGATGGGAAGTCGAAGAAAAGAGGGATAGGGAAGAGATAGCTCATAATGTGTTCTggaaattttcatttgtttgtggGTTTTGTTATTTTAGTTCTAAGTTTCTACATAAATGATTTATGGAATAAATGGGTTATTTGTAAGATGAATTAATACTTAgaagttaaattagggtttgtgttcCATGTTTGGATCAATGGGTTGTGGAATAAACTTTACTTTTTGATGTGCTACAAAACTACGATGGAACAATTTCTGGTTCAAGTGTCCAATGCcgaaatttgtgaaattttttccgTAATGTACATGTGGTGTGCATATGGTGTGCATGGCTATAACTGAATATGAGAAACAGAAATGTTCACTAGTTATAATGCACGTATGTTGGGTCCCGAAATTTAGTGAGTATGACCATAACCTAGCTTGCCTCAACGCAAGACAAACTTAAGAAAAAGCTTAGAGGGCGTTAAGGGTCATGCATGTCCATGAAATAAAGACAACAAGTATCATGTTTTCCACATGCACGGTTAAGCGATGGTTGATATACATTATAAGACTTTTCAAACTGCCACTGTACCTTTATATATGTaataattatgttttaattatatCCACTATATCAATGGATTGTCGTTAAAGTTTCTTAGTAATTTGAAAAGCAGTTCGTTGTTCGATCTCCAGTTCTGTGTATATCATGTGTTGTACATATGatgtgtatgtggtgtgcatatAGTGTATATGGTGGTGAAGTCACATGTGATGAATTCATTTTTCTGATTTCGAAGAGAAAGCTGTGAGCTCTAGATTTTTGGATTGGCTCAGATTTGtgtgcatatcatgtgcatgtcCTGTGCATGTCATTAGAAATAGATGATTTTTAACGGGATTTCTAGAATCTAGGTTTAGGTCAAAGATTTGTAAGCTACAGATCTTTAAGGGATTCCAGAATCTAGGCCCCACATATCCCCCAACACTGTTAATTGTACGATACACGTTCACAACAAAACCGATGTCGTTGCACGTATATAGCTAGTAAATTTGGGATTTTCTTTGAACTTAGAAGGAGAAGGCATTCATTGGCAGAGGAAAGATAGAGATTGCAACAGAAAAATGgtgtttttagtttttcataATGGATTTTCTTCGACATCTGAAAATGTTTTGGACTACAGATTGGTTTTGACCTAGATGGGTTTTGATTGAGATTTCGAATTTGGGGAAACTTCCAACCAAAGCATATATAATCAAAATTAAATCTTCCAATTGGATTTTCTATTACCTTTCACTAATCTAAGAACAGCCAATAAATatcaattttagagagaaatggagggaaattagagagaatagagagagagagagagagagagataagttAGAAAATGGGAGGAAATAACTCATTTATATATGAGGGCAATTAAGTCATTTCAAGGTGTAGGAAAAATCCTATTTATATCCTATTGTTGTGCATGACGTGTGCatattcgaaaaaaaaatcatatttctgtcccaagattaagaacatgggttatatTTTCTATTTCCCAAGAAACTTTCAAAGGGAGGAAAGGATGATTACAGAACATGGTCTCTTTTTTGGCTTCAGGATACTATAAGAATGGTCAGATGATAGTGGAATCATTAAAAACGGCAGCAAACATGGCACGTCAACCAGGGTGTGTGGATATTTGACGTTAACATGATGGTTGAGCATTGTAGAATTAGAACTCAAGAAAGATGGGATTGAGGACAGTGACGGTtgagaagtaaggaatgaaggaaGACGGCTAGAAGAACATAAGCTGGATTTGAAATCCTAAGGGGTGAGgcacgatttttttttttttatcttagtTATATATACTTCTTGCTTTCAAGTTCcacaaaatccacaacttaatgAAATCCTACcaaatctttgattttttttaatacatatagATTTATAATCACTCTAAAAACATCCATTAAAATCTCAGTTGAATACCCATGAATTTGGAtgtattctttaaaatcctcTTAAATTCTAATCTGACTACACCATAATTTCAAAGTCTTTTAAATAttcttttaaaatcctaattaattACACTCTAATTTTaatgtttattaaaatcctatcaaatcctaatttgactacaccTCCTTAAACCCATCCGCTGCCCCCCCACCCCACATTTCTCCCTCAGACCCAACCCTCTCTCTTTGTAATCTCTCCCTATCTGGATTCTTTCCCTTTTAAATTCGTCCCTCTCTCAAATCCTTACCTCTCAAATCCCCTCCTCTCTCAAGCTCAAGGTAATCTGTGAAATCTCGTCCCCggatttcactatttaaaatttCGTTTTTTCGTATTATTAATTTCAACACTTTTATATTTacgatatatgttttttttggaaaacatcTCGATCGCTTATTGTGGAAAAAGGAAGCCATGTGAGTGgctgtaaaataaaaaataaaaaaaataaaaagaaaagggagggagatcagaaaaaaaagaaaatgagagaagatgaacaaagaaagaagagagaatgtgagagaaAGGGGAAGGGTGCAACGAATCGGGAGAGGAGAGAAGGAGAGGATGGACCAAtcagagagggagaaagaagggaaatgagagaagagaaaagagagaatgaGGGGAAAACCCGGATTCCCTTTTGACCCACAACTCGGACCAAACTTTTCCATGGTTTTCAACGCCTTTTCAGGTGATTTTTCTGACGAATTGCAGCCACCCACTACCTGAACCAACTTAGCATCATCTTATTTTCCatattcattaaaaaattatcacGAATTGATCTCGAATTCGTGAGATAGCACCGGCGGGTTCACGAGTGCACGGTGGTGGAATCCGCCATTTGTGAAATGATTTCTATCGATCATCACCATCAAAGTACCTCCCTTGAGCTCAGGAACAATGCCCAATCATTGGTTGGAGCGTCGGAGTCGATTTGAGTATGAATCATGGAACACTtaattctagggttccgacgGATCAAGActgattttgggtgttttcgGGCCAAATTGGATTTCGGCCCAGGTATGAAAATTGCTCCCCTCACTGAGAACTACTTgcctgtaaattttggtaatttttggaaatagttgaattttttcgATGAGACGGGGCGGCTGGCCGCCACGTGCGGCGGCGCGTGTGGTGGCGTGTGGGTGGAAACCCCCAAGGAATATTCTATCAGTTGGGTTGGGCCGGTTCTCTCTAGGGTTTGGGCCTAGGCTCATAATGGTTTTGAGGTTGGGCCCTACCCGCCCTTCCTAGACTAATTTGGATACTCTGATTCCATATGTGAAGTTCGATTGACGGAATCTCATCATATGACTATAGTTTGGACAGAGACCGCCCCTTGAACCTTAAGTGAATCGACGACCCGACCGTTGGATAGTTACCAAACTTTAATAAATTATAGTACATAGTATATGAGGACACtaggaacttacagatcggGAATCCAACGTACgaatcttcccaaattggatttgtaatttcgtaaaataaaactttGACCACCACCGAAAATTgtgattggcggagatccgaccatcGGATCGTGGTGAGATTTTAGTATGATGTTCTATGAGTAAAATGAGGACCTTTGGAAGTTACGGAATCGAAATTCGATAGGTGGATCTGTTGGATTGATTTACGTAGAGTTGTGGACCATCGTTGACTGAGAGTTAatttttggtcaacatgtctcgaaaTGTTCTAGATATTAGAATTGGTACTACGGAAGActaagtgaagtctagtggacccacattggttagagagtgacttgaatatataGGATAGGTTCATTACCTTAAATTCTTATATTAGTATCTGTTGTGCATATGAATTGGTTTTATAAGtgtgatttctattgaaatgtgatttttatatatttagccatagacctATGTTTATTAAACATGATTTTTAGAAATGTGAATGATGTGTATGACTATTGTTATGACAATGTGAGCCTAGAAGCTTATTAGAAGTATGTTGTAGAACTTATAGGCTTGTGTGACATATTTGTTGGTGGCCATGAGAAGTTGATGGTGTAAGTAACTACGTTGTAACTCATGGAGGTTGAGGTATGAGTAGATGGTGTGCTAAATTGATTGCACCAGGTAGCAGTGGTACTTAGATGGTCCTACTTGGTATATCtgtgatgggggaccatacgtactttaggggtgatcatgcttggtatatctgcgatggGTGATTACTGCTTGCACGACTAGACTATGcttatggtcctacttggtatatccgcgataggAGACtattaggggtgatcatgcttggtacatccgcgatgggtgatcattGCCTATATTATTAGATTAtgcatatggttctgcttggtatattcgcGATGGGGAACCATATGTATTCAGGGATGATCATGCTTAGTATATccacgatgggtgatcactacctgcacgatgagattatgcctatggttctgcttggtatattcgcaatgggggaccatacgtattttagagatgatgatgattagttgtacttggCATATTTCGATAGGCGATCATAATTTAGTttagattccgttgagtggttcggAATCCCTACTCTTGCTCATTTCAATAAGTTAGACTAGAACCCTGGATTCGAGTAAATGAGAATTATCCACAATagaccttgtgaatataaattagaattatcaGGTTATTACTTGGAATCCATGCAGGGAATTATGTAGAATTCCTTTATTAAATTTCGTGCATTGATATGATATCTGGTTGACTGATTAacgtaattaaatattaatatcgTGTCTCCTTGATTCATGGAATGGGTTACTTAAGGTGAttatggaatgatgttgaatatgattgttattaataCGATTAGATCAGTGATCAATGCGTTGTTGATTCTTTGATATATTACATGTTATGAATTGCGATTTTATGTTGAAACATAATGGTTTATATGATGGATTAAATAGAAACCTTGATTGTCATGTGGGTTCGTTATGTAGCTTGAATCAAATAATTCATGCTTGTCAAGTCCATATGTTTGATGGAGGAATGTTATGCCTTTCGACTTGAACGGACTATGATATATGTCGAGTTGTA is a window from the Malus domestica chromosome 16, GDT2T_hap1 genome containing:
- the LOC139193087 gene encoding uncharacterized protein, translating into MSFHSEKMTLEDYLLLIQSNSHLHLTVAHLNQFISMHGYKKIYKVPKARLSDAVGLLPLVDPAHSTLRDYISPFGITTLEDVVAYLVDLNWKACRVTSVETQN